Proteins encoded in a region of the Zea mays cultivar B73 chromosome 2, Zm-B73-REFERENCE-NAM-5.0, whole genome shotgun sequence genome:
- the LOC100274474 gene encoding putative protein kinase superfamily protein isoform X1 encodes MASLFGNGGYIYSSGSEGEDEDEGTEGYRKGGYHAARPGDRFAGGRFVAQRKIGWGNFSTVWLAYDTLHSRFVALKIQKSARDYAHAALHEIELLSAVAKGDPTNSKCVLRLLDHFKHAGPNGQHVCLVTEFLGDSLLRLIRYNRNKGIGLSRVKEICRSVMVGLDYLHSELGIIHTDLKPENVLLESTINPAKDPVRSGFTPILDRPVGNQYGGTVISFSEKMLKMRARRAVAKISQRRVSLGGVGAELEKERCLDGISLKCKIVDFGNACWADQQHAGEIQTRQYRAPEVIIGSGYSYSADIWSFACIAFELATGDLLFAPMNRQGCSEDETARYLVYSSTKLSNTPLQLFGHLKIALTQIYISGPLGFDDGNSWEDASEDC; translated from the exons ATGGCGTCGCTGTTCGGCAACGGCGGCTACATCTACTCCTCGGGGTCGGAGGGGGAGGACGAGGACGAGGGCACGGAGGGGTACCGGAAAGGCGGGTACCACGCCGCTCGCCCCGGGGATCGCTTCGCCGGTGGGCGGTTCGTCGCGCAGCGGAAGATCGGCTGGGGCAACTTCTCCACCGTCTGGCTAGCCTACGACACCCTCCACAGC AGATTTGTCGCCCTGAAGATCCAGAAGAGCGCAAGGGATTACGCGCACGCGGCTCTCCACGAAATCGAGCTACTGTCGGCTGTGGCCAAAGGAGACCCGACGAATTCAAAGTGCGTGCTTCGGTTGTTGGACCATTTCAAGCACGCTGGCCCCAACGGGCAGCACGTTTGCCTGGTCACCGAGTTCCTCGGTGATAGCCTGCTCCGGCTGATACGGTACAATCGGAACAAGGGCATTGGGCTGAGCAGAGTGAAGGAAATCTGCCGATCAGTCATGGTCGGCCTTGATTACCTGCACAGCGAGCTCGGCATCATCCACACGGATTTGAAACCAGAGAACGTTCTTCTGGAATCAACAATTAACCCGGCCAAGGACCCAGTGCGCTCTGGGTTCACACCGATCCTCGACCGGCCTGTGGGGAACCAGTACGGTGGCACAGTGATCAGTTTCAGTGAGAAGATGCTCAAGATGAGAGCAAGGCGTGCAGTGGCTAAGATTTCGCAGAGACGGGTTTCCCTTGGTGGGGTTGGGGCAGAACTGGAGAAAGAGAGGTGCCTGGATGGGATCAGTTTGAAGTGTAAGATTGTCGATTTTGGGAATGCCTGCTGGGCCGATCAGCAGCACGCTGGTGAAATACAGACAAGGCAGTACAGAGCTCCTGAGGTTATCATTGGTTCTGGGTACTCATATTCCGCTGACATCTGGTCGTTTGCTTGCATTGCCTTTGAGCTTGCCACCGGTGACTTGTTGTTTGCTCCCATGAATCGCCAGGGATGCAGCGAAGATGAG ACAGCACGATATTTGGTGTATTCATCCACTAAACTTTCAAACACTCCCTTGCAATTATTCGGACATTTAAAAATTGCACTGACACAAATATATATATCAG GACCACTTGGCTTTGATGATGGAAACTCTTGGGAAGATGCCTCGGAAGATTGCTAG
- the LOC100274474 gene encoding putative protein kinase superfamily protein, translated as MASLFGNGGYIYSSGSEGEDEDEGTEGYRKGGYHAARPGDRFAGGRFVAQRKIGWGNFSTVWLAYDTLHSRFVALKIQKSARDYAHAALHEIELLSAVAKGDPTNSKCVLRLLDHFKHAGPNGQHVCLVTEFLGDSLLRLIRYNRNKGIGLSRVKEICRSVMVGLDYLHSELGIIHTDLKPENVLLESTINPAKDPVRSGFTPILDRPVGNQYGGTVISFSEKMLKMRARRAVAKISQRRVSLGGVGAELEKERCLDGISLKCKIVDFGNACWADQQHAGEIQTRQYRAPEVIIGSGYSYSADIWSFACIAFELATGDLLFAPMNRQGCSEDEDHLALMMETLGKMPRKIASSGTRSKDYFDRYGDLKRVRRLKFWPLDRVLVERYSFSEPDAKGFADFLRPMLDFAPEDRPSAAQCLKHSWLN; from the exons ATGGCGTCGCTGTTCGGCAACGGCGGCTACATCTACTCCTCGGGGTCGGAGGGGGAGGACGAGGACGAGGGCACGGAGGGGTACCGGAAAGGCGGGTACCACGCCGCTCGCCCCGGGGATCGCTTCGCCGGTGGGCGGTTCGTCGCGCAGCGGAAGATCGGCTGGGGCAACTTCTCCACCGTCTGGCTAGCCTACGACACCCTCCACAGC AGATTTGTCGCCCTGAAGATCCAGAAGAGCGCAAGGGATTACGCGCACGCGGCTCTCCACGAAATCGAGCTACTGTCGGCTGTGGCCAAAGGAGACCCGACGAATTCAAAGTGCGTGCTTCGGTTGTTGGACCATTTCAAGCACGCTGGCCCCAACGGGCAGCACGTTTGCCTGGTCACCGAGTTCCTCGGTGATAGCCTGCTCCGGCTGATACGGTACAATCGGAACAAGGGCATTGGGCTGAGCAGAGTGAAGGAAATCTGCCGATCAGTCATGGTCGGCCTTGATTACCTGCACAGCGAGCTCGGCATCATCCACACGGATTTGAAACCAGAGAACGTTCTTCTGGAATCAACAATTAACCCGGCCAAGGACCCAGTGCGCTCTGGGTTCACACCGATCCTCGACCGGCCTGTGGGGAACCAGTACGGTGGCACAGTGATCAGTTTCAGTGAGAAGATGCTCAAGATGAGAGCAAGGCGTGCAGTGGCTAAGATTTCGCAGAGACGGGTTTCCCTTGGTGGGGTTGGGGCAGAACTGGAGAAAGAGAGGTGCCTGGATGGGATCAGTTTGAAGTGTAAGATTGTCGATTTTGGGAATGCCTGCTGGGCCGATCAGCAGCACGCTGGTGAAATACAGACAAGGCAGTACAGAGCTCCTGAGGTTATCATTGGTTCTGGGTACTCATATTCCGCTGACATCTGGTCGTTTGCTTGCATTGCCTTTGAGCTTGCCACCGGTGACTTGTTGTTTGCTCCCATGAATCGCCAGGGATGCAGCGAAGATGAG GACCACTTGGCTTTGATGATGGAAACTCTTGGGAAGATGCCTCGGAAGATTGCTAGCTCAGGAACTCGTTCCAAGGATTACTTTGATCGGTATGGAGATTTGAAAAGGGTCAGGAGACTGAAGTTCTGGCCCCTAGACCGTGTGCTCGTAGAAAGGTACAGTTTCAGCGAACCCGACGCCAAAGGGTTCGCTGACTTTCTTCGGCCAATGTTAGATTTCGCTCCGGAGGACAGGCCATCTGCCGCGCAGTGCTTGAAACACTCTTGGCTTAATTGA